Part of the Lotus japonicus ecotype B-129 chromosome 6, LjGifu_v1.2 genome, tctttttagGGATTTAGCGTTAATTAGATTTatggttaattaggttaataagattttaattttaaatttaaatgtttagttttatttttttaatccatgtgtatttaaaaaaaaatagaaaagccacgtggaataaatgactcagcaaaaattgagccacatagactggaaacacgagtagggacttattttgattaaaaaaaaatttcagggattcagaatcgaaaaaaaaaatttcagggacttattttcgtacggcaGACAATTTCAGGGCCCTCTGGAGTATTTAAACCTATTTTTCAagagactaaaattgatgtaaaAAAGTCTACGTTGTCATCCTTAGTTGACAAGGCTTGCTACAAGACCGTTGACTTGTTAAAATTGAGTAAAAATTCTTAATTTAAATACAAAATAATTCTAGGGGTccaatttgatgaaaaaaaatttTAGGAACtcaatttgattccctttacaatttcaatgaCCAAAAGATTTATTTTAAGCCTTTAAAGAAAACTGAAagcaaattatttgaaaaagttACTTTAGAGTGCGTTTGTTACAGTTTCTTattaaaaatcacttttttcattttttatgtttgtttcagctttttAGAAAAtcattattcaaaaaaaaaaatactgaaagtatattatttgaaaaagctactttaaagtgcgtttgtttcaaaaaaaaattaagaaaatcgctttttcatttttttttttgtttcaacttgtcaaaaaatcaatattttacaAAATGTCGAAAGCAGAAAATATACTTTAGAGAGCGTTCCATACTATTCTGTCTCGTCCGTTTTGTTTTGTCTCGTCATCAAACGTTAACTTGAGGTTTATCATTATTAcggaacaaaagaaaaatcattATTACACTAACCCCTCTATTATTTTATTAAGAACATTGAACTAACTTGGGGTTTATACTATTGCACTGACTTCCCATAAGAATTATCAATATAACACTAGCACTCATTTGTCTTTTCAAATGAtatatggaatttttttttaaatattgtaaaaaaaaaaatatttactaaaatattgtattttgataaatatttatcAATCTATAGTAGTTTTGGCCATGTAGGATTCTTAGGTAATCACTTTTTGCAAAAACTCCTTGTACGAGGAGTTTTCTTTATGACAAAGACGTCTAAAAGTAAGAATTTTCACAGTCAATAATTACATCATCATTATCTCGCCTAAAGACTCCTCAAGTGAGGAGTTTTGCTGTCACTTCAGACTCTTAGAATGAGGCACcattattttcataaaaccTCCTCACTTCAGGAGTTCTCTTATCAAATCAGTCTTCTCATAAATTTTCAATCGTGTGGCACGAGTTAACTACTTTTCACGGCCCATAAGACTAAAAGTAAATCCACACACAAATCCAGTTGAAAACATGTAATCATAGTTGTTTTTCCATTAAAACATGTTCcaaattacaacataaaaaTCATTACTATTGATACTTTAGGGTATCAAATACATAGATAGTTTCTATTGGAAAAACTTCCATGGTAATAATATACTCGTAGCAATTTATCTGAAAccgttttaaaaatttattctaatttatttgttgttttaaaaattcaagataataatattttttgataACCAAGATAATAATATTAGTTGTCACTTTttgattgtatttttttttcatctatttaattttacatgttttattaaaaataacacATTGAATATGATTGGATCATTTCACATATAAATGGGAGGAATGTAGTGATTTTTGTGTCTGCTTTATAGAGTGTTTAAGGTTGCCTAAGAGTATGTTTTGGGTCGTCAACCGTGGTAGTTTGAATATGCTTGGCACATTCTCTCTTCGGCTGATCACCTTTGTTTGATCAATTCGTCAAATTTAATTCAGATGGTAGTTGATCTCGTTTCACGTATTTGGAAAAGAGACTCCTCGTATGAGAAGACTGATTTGATAGGAGAACTCCTCAAATGAGGAGTTTTTCTCAAAATAGTGGTGCTTCGTTCCAAGAGTCTGACGTGACAGCATGACTCCTCACTTGAGGAGTCTTTATGTGACATAATGATGATGTAATTATTGACTGTGAAAACTTCTAGACGACTTTGTCATAAAGAAAACTCCCCATATGAGGAGTTTTTGCAAAAAGTGACTACCTAAGCATTTTACATGGCCAAAACTACCATAGATTGgtaaatatttatcaaaatacaatattttggtaaatatttattttttttacaatatttgaaaaaaaattctgatATATGAACTATAAAATAAAGAATGTCATTGTATTTTGTAAAATAGAGATAATATCAGTGCAATAATGATAAGGTGACACATAACTGAAAAATACAAATTTACCATTATAGCTAAAAAAGACAGACATATTACTATGATGTTAATTCactaatttacatttttttgaGCTATTGATTTTGCTGATCATGCGCAAATCACCTTAACTGATGAGTAATGATACACTCACATCACTCACACTCTTCTTtcttttacatattttttttttttatctttctttacatttctatcacatcacttatcatttcactcatttacttctcttctcttcatttGTTTAAATGAATGTGGAATTAATATGTACACAAACTATAATTCTACCTACCAACGAGTGGTTGGTTGAGGTGTTACATGCTtgattttcaaaaaacaaaatctcGAGTCTTGTGGATAGAAAAAAACTCCGTTGGGAGAGTTAGCCCCATCATGATGCGGATGTTTCCGACTCGAACTTGTCTAAAAAAACTATAATTCTACCTGGATCCAAATtagataataatataattaacaaataggggcttgaaattaaaaaaaatgaggcTGAAATGGGTAAGCAAAGTTGTGAAACAAGTGCAGTGAAGTGAAGTGCGACTCATTTTAGCACCGAACCAGTCCAGTGCAGTGAAGTGCGTGCGGCAATTGCGCTCTGAAACTGGAACGCCACCATGGGtggaggaaaaggaaaagacccTACCTGCTCCACTTTGGCTATTCAAAACCCTGCTTTCGATCACTATTACAAGGCAAGATTGAATAACAACGTCTATTTCTTATCCAATAAATATCATTTCTCTTTGCTCATTTCAGAGTCATTTTCTTTTCACCAGGAACAGAACATCGTGTCCCCAGAAGAATGGGATTCATTCATGCAAGTTCTCACTACTCCATTGCCCGCAGCATTTAGAATCAATTCCtggtttgtttttatttcttcacTCTATCGATTCCTCACCTAGTTAATACAATTGTGTAGAAATAACACTAACTTACTAATGAAATAAAGTACATATTAGAAAATTAAACAATAATTTTAGATATCAATGTTTCTTGTCACAACCTTGTAGCACTTGAAAACAAACTGAGCCAGTGTAAATTCAAATATGGATAGTAATACTATTCAACTTCAATTAATCCACATTCATTCATCCAATATGCATTGAttcattgttgattttttttgtttgtttgatgATTCCAGCAGCCGGTCTTCCGCAGATGTCCGGTCTCAACTGGAGAATGACTTTGTACAGTCTCTTCAGGCCAAGGTAAGTCACTAATAGCAATGCTGGTAAATTAATCATGCTGCTGCATTTTTTAGGTGCTGAATTGTTATATATAGGTTGTTGAAGAGGATAGTCATACAGAGGCACTTAAACCGTTGCCATGGTATCCTGATAATCTTGCTTGGCATTCAAATTTTTCCCGTATGCAGCTCAGGAAGAATCGAACACTTCGAAGGTAAATACGTTATGATATACGGGTGTGTCTGAATTCATAGCATGAATTGTACCTATGGAGTTTCGCATTGGATATGTAGTTGTAAGTTTCTATCAGTCCAAACAGTTTATATAGATGCATTATGATTTTACTTTTGGTCATTACCGTTTTCTTACTTTGATGGTCTTTGCTTATGACTGTAGTAGGATTGGTAGGTGCATTTAATTATTTCAGAATGCATGATTCTTTCCTACTACTAATTGAAATTGATTATCTATATAAGTTAGTTCTTCTAACTAATGTTTCAATTCCTGCTTCTTATTATGTTAATCTCTCAGGTTTCATGAATTCTTAAAGCTAGAAAATGAACTTGGGAATATTACGAGACAGGAAGCTGTCAGCATGGTGGGCGAGTTTACATACTGTCTGACACTCGTCATGATCATACAGgatcatttgcttttgttttggaAATGTGTACGGTTTAGTGCATGTAGATTAGTTTACACTCTTTCAAGAAATTAATTGGTGCAGACAAATGTTTGTTTGCAATACAGGTGCCTCCTATGTTCTTGGATGTACATTCAAATCATTTTGTTCTTGATAGTAAGCAACTTACGCTGCACCAAAATACTTTTTCTCATTATCGATTGATCTTTTCCTATTTTGGTTATTAGGAATGCTGATTTCAGTGTTCTAACTACTTTGCTTTTACATTGCTTCTATTCAGTGTGTGCGGCACCAGGTTCAAAAACATTTCAATTGCTTGAGATTTTACACCAATCATCTAAAGCTGGATCACTTCCTGATGGAATGGTTTGTGTCTCTATCATTATGTAATGTTATTTTCCAGACTAAATATTTTTCTGATTATGACCTGTCCTCATCAGGCTTCATTTGCAAAATTTATTGACTAGTCTTTGTTTGATAATTAGGTTATAGCTAATGATCTAGATGTCCAGAGATGTAATCTTCTCATATACCAAACAAAAAGAATGTGCACAGCCAACCTAATCGTCACTAATCATGAAGCTCAGCATTTCCCAGGATGTCATTTAAACATGCATGATGGTACAATGGAGGCTGATGAACATATCACCCAACTGTTATTTGATCGTATTCTGTGTGATGTACCATGCAGTGGAGACGGTACATTTCGTAAGGCACCTAAGCTCTTGAATAAATGGTATTCCTTCCATCACCACATTCCTTTCCTTTTTCACTTTTAATCTATTCTATTCAGAACCTAAGCCTAATATTGCTTTTATGCAGGAACACAGGGACAGGAAATGGGCTTCATAACCTACAAATCATTATTGCCATGCGAGGTACGTTTCGATTGTTGCCTACCTGCTCTTGGGGAATGGGGATTGGGGACTGACTTTTTTAGGCTTGATTTGATTTCTCTTTTAATATGTTATTAATGCAAGACAATGAGTTGACTGAATcttagtttttagtttatttggTAAGGAAGTTGTATCATGCTGTTAAGAATGCTGTCATTTGGTTAAACGAAAATTcagttattttttaattatgatAATGAAAATAGACTTCAGTTTATTGGAGAGGGAAGTCATATTGATGATGAAAAGCATTCTTAGCACCAAGGAATCGAACCATAGTGATATATTGATCAAACCCTTGAATTGTTCATTTCTCTTAAGATCTTTTTaatgtttatttttagttttacaCACGCCTATTTTTGGGCGACCGACATCCATTATGTGGCATAGGATTACATCCTgtataaaatttaataatatactGCTTCTACGAATAACTAATTCTGCATCTCTTTTGAGACGGGGACCTTTTATCATGATGTCTGCTCATCATATTGTATTTTTTTAGTGTAAATTGGCTGCCTCTTGTGATTTGATTCTAAAATTTATAAAGATGGTACTGGCCTACTAAGATCAAAGTCCTgctatttatcatcttaatatATATGAACTAGGGTTAGTGTGACTGTGACTTGACTGGTAGCATTATTTTAGCAAATTCAGCtgcctttttttaattttctcagGTGTATCCTTACTTAAAGTTGGTGGAAGAATGGTTTACTCAACCTGCTCAATGAATCCTATTGAGAATGAAGCTGTCGTTGCAGAGGTAATCAGCCTTGAATGCTCTACAGTATATGGTTCCTAGCCATCCTAAGTAGTCTTTCCGTTGTAGGCTTTGTAAATGAAGAGTTTTGCTTTCTTAAAATCAAGTAAATAACTCATGTATTGTCATATGAATTTGTTGCCTCCGTTGATGAAGTCCCTCACCCTCCAAATTCTATATTTTGAAATATCAGATCTCAATTGCCTATGTTAGATATCTGGCTGGtaacatttttttatgaaaCATGGGCTTTGATTTGAAGAAAGTATTTGACatcaaattatattttaatagaAGATAATTAATGGAATAATATGGTTTTGGACTAGTAACTTATCGATAGTTCAATTCATTACTGGCACTAATTGATGGATAACAGTTCTGGAGCAAATTATCAATGATCAAATTCATTACTTGGACAATCTTATCCTACATTTGACTTCCTACTTCtgttattaatataattttccATTCGTCATTTTACGTTGCCTATAATAAGATCTTCTTTCTAAAGAGATTCGATTCGGAACTATGATATGTCCAAGGTCCAATATTGAAAGAATTTCAGAGGTTTTCCTTGACTTTGTCCCAAGTTTTCTGTGGTGGTGTGAACATGAGATTACAAAGGCCAAATTCCACAAGATATTACTGCTTTATAATTAGTATAAAGCATACAATGAGTTTTCTTCCATAAATTAAAAAGATGCTTTcaagtttatgtttatttttttagtaatttataaGGAGAGGAGCTGGCTTAATTCATTCCCCCTACCTTACTTTTCTAATCAATTGCAGGTTTTGCGGAGGTGTAGAGGGTCTCTGGAACTTGTTGATGTCTCTAGTGAACTTCCACAACTTGTTCGTCGACCAGGTCTTAAGAGATGGAAGGTTTATGTTTCTTGTGACCATGTGTCTTGAGTTGCAGAGTTTTGAAGATAATACATGTAATGTCAAGAAACAGATATCTAGGTTGGCTTACACATGGCAAAGTTTAGCATGTTTGTCATCTTTCGGGAatattggggggggggggatgcaCTCATTACTCGTAAATGAATTCTTTCAATTTTCATACACGTGTCAACTGGAAGGGTTTTAAAGGAAAGTTGTGAGTTAGGGTGTCTATTTTTCAGCATTCTCCCTCTGAAAGGTTTAAATTCAATATATTCCCATACAGTAGCTGTAGGCTGTAAAACTAGTTCAGCTCAGCTCACCAGTTATATCTCTTACAACACTTCATTGCTTGGTTGATGTGTTTGTTTCTTCATTAAAAAGTATTATTCGTTTCCAATTGATGGACTAGGACTGTTAGTTTTCTGATTGGCTTATTGTTCTTAACTGTGTCTTGCTTGTTGATTCTTTCTAATTGGACCATTTGGATTTCCATCAAGTTATTTCCATGTGCATGGGAAATTGGGAATACATTGAATTTTAACCTTTCAGAACAGAAAATTCTTATGTTTATTGAGCTTGAATGTTTACTTCCACCAAAAGTAGTTGGATTATGTATGTAATCAAGCTCTTGTCTTCAAATCTAGAATACTAGAACAGGTAAAATGTTTGTTATGCAGCTGTACATCTGAATGTATGATTTTGGAGATGCAGGTATTTGACAAGGGCATGTCATATGTCTCTTGCAAAGATGTTCCCAAGTTTCGTAGAAGTATAGTTCTTCCCAGCATGTTTCCGAATGGTGGAAGCTACCAAGATGTTGTTAAAAGTAACAGTAACTGTAATATCAGCATTGGAGATGAAATTGCTGATGATGTTAATGGAAATTCTGATGATGGTGTTCAAGAAGCGGAGAATCCCGTGATGCACGATATCACTGAGGTTTCTGCTTTGCCACTAGACCGATGTGTGAGGTTAGTGCCTCATGATCAGAACACTGGAGCATTTTTTATTGCTGTATTGCAAAAGGTTTCTCCTCTGCCAGGTAATTTCTCATATGATTTGTgttgttttttctctctctccgaAATCCTAATAAAGAGAATTAAGGAATTTGATAAACACTGGGAATAACTCCTTCAAGATGCCATTTTTAAACTATCTACATTATTTATGTATGTTGTGAGACATGCCTTTGCTTGCCACTATTGGCTTGTGATTATTTCCTCTTTGCAGTGATTCAGGTAAAAACTAGAAAAGACGCTGATAATCGACATGTAGATTCAGCAGACCAGGGAAATGAGGATGCACAAGTATTGCAGATCAATCCATCAGAAAGTACACATGAAAATGTTTCAGAGACTAATACAAATGACAATGAACCCGATTCAGCAGATTTGAAAGTTACTCCTGTTATATGTGAAGATGGGGATTCCAACGAAGCCCAAGAGCCCCTCAATGTAGAAAATATAGCAAAGATCACTCCAGGAAAAAGAAAGCTGCAGATGCAAGACAGATGGAGAGGCATTGACCCTGTTGTCTTCTTCAAAGATGAAGTAGTTATTAACAGCATTAAGGCATTTTACGGGATTGACGAGCAGTTCCCATTCGATGGTCACCTTGTAGCAAGAAATGGTGATACTAGCCGTGTCAAAAGGATCTACTATGTCTCCAAGTCAGTCAAGAATGTTCTTGAGTTGAACTTCTCTGTTGGGCAGCAATTTAAAATAGCTTCCGTTGGCCTAAAGATTTTTGTAAGTCTACTTTACTCTGAATTCAGAATTGTTGTTTTTGTTACTATGATAATTTAACATTTTTTGACACGCCTTACTTAAATTCACGATCTCAACAAACTATTTTATTACTCAAGTGCAAATTTTTAAGAATAAAATTTAATACTCAATGACACACAATTACCCAAATCCCAATCAGCCAGAGAATTAGAGTTTTTATGGTGAAGAAACTCAAACTAATTCTTCATATTTATGAAGTAAATtccataaataaaaatttacttCAAGAGGTTAAAAATTAGGCTCAATTGTACTTTCAGTTGAGCAAATGTAATCCCTTATATATAGCACTATCCTTTTCCATAACTCAATTTCTACTGAAAATCTTCACAAATTAAATAGATTATA contains:
- the LOC130724305 gene encoding uncharacterized protein LOC130724305 isoform X3, translated to MGGGKGKDPTCSTLAIQNPAFDHYYKEQNIVSPEEWDSFMQVLTTPLPAAFRINSCSRSSADVRSQLENDFVQSLQAKVVEEDSHTEALKPLPWYPDNLAWHSNFSRMQLRKNRTLRRFHEFLKLENELGNITRQEAVSMVPPMFLDVHSNHFVLDMCAAPGSKTFQLLEILHQSSKAGSLPDGMVIANDLDVQRCNLLIYQTKRMCTANLIVTNHEAQHFPGCHLNMHDGTMEADEHITQLLFDRILCDVPCSGDGTFRKAPKLLNKWNTGTGNGLHNLQIIIAMRGVSLLKVGGRMVYSTCSMNPIENEAVVAEVLRRCRGSLELVDVSSELPQLVRRPGLKRWKVFDKGMSYVSCKDVPKFRRSIVLPSMFPNGGSYQDVVKSNSNCNISIGDEIADDVNGNSDDGVQEAENPVMHDITEVSALPLDRCVRLVPHDQNTGAFFIAVLQKVSPLPVIQVKTRKDADNRHVDSADQGNEDAQVLQINPSESTHENVSETNTNDNEPDSADLKVTPVICEDGDSNEAQEPLNVENIAKITPGKRKLQMQDRWRGIDPVVFFKDEVVINSIKAFYGIDEQFPFDGHLVARNGDTSRVKRIYYVSKSVKNVLELNFSVGQQFKIASVGLKIFERHTSREGASAPCPFRITSEGLPLILPHVTKQILRASPIDFEHLLQYKTVKFADFVNAKFGERVANLMPGCCLVVLGEGNIAAPEPLQVDESTIGIGCWKGMASLTVMVTAIECQELLERLLIRANTNRIGLLMHEDQPSHNVGDEEQQSNAKHEDVEAAW
- the LOC130724305 gene encoding uncharacterized protein LOC130724305 isoform X2 — translated: MGGGKGKDPTCSTLAIQNPAFDHYYKEQNIVSPEEWDSFMQVLTTPLPAAFRINSCRSSADVRSQLENDFVQSLQAKVVEEDSHTEALKPLPWYPDNLAWHSNFSRMQLRKNRTLRRFHEFLKLENELGNITRQEAVSMVGEFTYCLTLVMIIQDHLLLFWKCVPPMFLDVHSNHFVLDMCAAPGSKTFQLLEILHQSSKAGSLPDGMVIANDLDVQRCNLLIYQTKRMCTANLIVTNHEAQHFPGCHLNMHDGTMEADEHITQLLFDRILCDVPCSGDGTFRKAPKLLNKWNTGTGNGLHNLQIIIAMRGVSLLKVGGRMVYSTCSMNPIENEAVVAEVLRRCRGSLELVDVSSELPQLVRRPGLKRWKVFDKGMSYVSCKDVPKFRRSIVLPSMFPNGGSYQDVVKSNSNCNISIGDEIADDVNGNSDDGVQEAENPVMHDITEVSALPLDRCVRLVPHDQNTGAFFIAVLQKVSPLPVIQVKTRKDADNRHVDSADQGNEDAQVLQINPSESTHENVSETNTNDNEPDSADLKVTPVICEDGDSNEAQEPLNVENIAKITPGKRKLQMQDRWRGIDPVVFFKDEVVINSIKAFYGIDEQFPFDGHLVARNGDTSRVKRIYYVSKSVKNVLELNFSVGQQFKIASVGLKIFERHTSREGASAPCPFRITSEGLPLILPHVTKQILRASPIDFEHLLQYKTVKFADFVNAKFGERVANLMPGCCLVVLGEGNIAAPEPLQVDESTIGIGCWKGMASLTVMVTAIECQELLERLLIRANTNRIGLLMHEDQPSHNVGDEEQQSNAKHEDVEAAW
- the LOC130724305 gene encoding uncharacterized protein LOC130724305 isoform X1; this translates as MGGGKGKDPTCSTLAIQNPAFDHYYKEQNIVSPEEWDSFMQVLTTPLPAAFRINSCSRSSADVRSQLENDFVQSLQAKVVEEDSHTEALKPLPWYPDNLAWHSNFSRMQLRKNRTLRRFHEFLKLENELGNITRQEAVSMVGEFTYCLTLVMIIQDHLLLFWKCVPPMFLDVHSNHFVLDMCAAPGSKTFQLLEILHQSSKAGSLPDGMVIANDLDVQRCNLLIYQTKRMCTANLIVTNHEAQHFPGCHLNMHDGTMEADEHITQLLFDRILCDVPCSGDGTFRKAPKLLNKWNTGTGNGLHNLQIIIAMRGVSLLKVGGRMVYSTCSMNPIENEAVVAEVLRRCRGSLELVDVSSELPQLVRRPGLKRWKVFDKGMSYVSCKDVPKFRRSIVLPSMFPNGGSYQDVVKSNSNCNISIGDEIADDVNGNSDDGVQEAENPVMHDITEVSALPLDRCVRLVPHDQNTGAFFIAVLQKVSPLPVIQVKTRKDADNRHVDSADQGNEDAQVLQINPSESTHENVSETNTNDNEPDSADLKVTPVICEDGDSNEAQEPLNVENIAKITPGKRKLQMQDRWRGIDPVVFFKDEVVINSIKAFYGIDEQFPFDGHLVARNGDTSRVKRIYYVSKSVKNVLELNFSVGQQFKIASVGLKIFERHTSREGASAPCPFRITSEGLPLILPHVTKQILRASPIDFEHLLQYKTVKFADFVNAKFGERVANLMPGCCLVVLGEGNIAAPEPLQVDESTIGIGCWKGMASLTVMVTAIECQELLERLLIRANTNRIGLLMHEDQPSHNVGDEEQQSNAKHEDVEAAW